In a single window of the Fusobacterium sp. genome:
- a CDS encoding tyrosine-type recombinase/integrase: MKTRALKFDELETIFLLIKSGVRKNGIRLKANPQIHLICLIQLNTGLRIGDVLNLKVSDFVDGKLSIQEQKTGKIQNRNINYEVIKIVEAYCKKHFLRRNDNIFNISVRWVQKILKKISICASIEGLSTHSFRKSYAHIQYTNNKHNIELVRRLLNHSSVAVTQKYLGITDHDVNTASEGFKVIF; this comes from the coding sequence ATGAAAACTAGAGCCTTAAAATTTGATGAGTTAGAAACAATTTTTTTATTGATAAAAAGTGGAGTAAGAAAAAATGGAATAAGACTAAAAGCTAATCCCCAAATACATTTAATTTGTCTTATTCAATTAAATACTGGGCTTAGAATAGGAGATGTACTGAATTTAAAAGTAAGTGATTTTGTTGATGGAAAATTATCAATACAGGAGCAAAAAACAGGAAAGATACAAAATAGAAATATTAATTATGAAGTTATAAAAATAGTTGAAGCTTACTGTAAAAAACATTTTCTTAGGAGAAATGATAATATTTTTAATATATCAGTAAGATGGGTACAGAAAATATTAAAAAAAATTTCCATATGCGCTTCTATTGAAGGACTTTCTACACATAGTTTTAGAAAAAGTTATGCTCACATTCAATATACTAATAATAAACATAATATAGAATTAGTAAGACGTTTGCTCAATCATTCTTCTGTAGCTGTCACTCAAAAATATTTAGGAATAACAGATCATGATGTAAATACTGCTTCTGAAGGATTTAAAGTGATTTTTTGA
- a CDS encoding NAD(P)/FAD-dependent oxidoreductase: MRININNIIIPLERNQDKEILKELEKRGIKKDNIEILRWNKRSIDSRQKNDIKFIYNIEVLLKKEVDISSLPNILPVKEMEKMVREPLFKNKEVAVIGAGPAGLFSALRLAEYGYIPLVFERGEEVDKRDITNNRFISNSILNPESNVQFGEGGAGTYSDGKLNTRIKSEYIDKVFKELLDCGAQEEILWDYKPHIGTDVLKVVVKNIREKIKNMGGKFYFNTKMENLLIKNNSIVGIEILDKDGIKDIIITDSVILAIGHSSRDTYRMLHKKGVHLENKPFAVGARIEHLRSDIDKMQYGKYADHPLLGAATYSVTYNNKKEDRGVFSFCMCPGGVIVNAASEKGKTLVNGMSYSKRDGKFSNSAVVVGIKKNEFGDELFSGMKFQENLERKTYEIENNYGAAYQNVIDFVKGKKTAGSIESSYEMEMNSYDLNNLFPEFINDNMKAAFQQWGKNNYFISKNVNLIAPETRTSAPVKITRDIKGQSININGLYPVGEGAGYAGGIVSAAVDGLKIVDLSFSKIIL, from the coding sequence ATGAGAATAAATATTAACAATATAATAATTCCATTAGAGAGAAATCAAGACAAGGAAATATTAAAAGAACTTGAAAAAAGAGGAATAAAAAAAGATAATATAGAAATATTGAGATGGAATAAAAGATCTATTGACAGCCGCCAAAAAAATGACATAAAATTTATTTATAATATAGAGGTTTTATTAAAAAAGGAAGTAGATATATCTTCATTACCTAATATTCTTCCAGTAAAAGAAATGGAAAAAATGGTAAGAGAACCTTTATTTAAAAATAAAGAGGTAGCTGTAATAGGAGCAGGACCAGCAGGATTATTTTCTGCATTAAGGCTTGCTGAATATGGATATATTCCTCTTGTCTTTGAAAGGGGAGAAGAGGTAGATAAAAGAGATATAACTAATAATAGATTTATATCAAATTCCATCCTTAATCCAGAATCAAATGTACAATTTGGTGAAGGAGGAGCAGGAACATATTCTGATGGGAAACTCAACACAAGAATAAAAAGTGAGTATATAGATAAGGTATTTAAAGAACTTCTTGATTGTGGAGCTCAAGAAGAAATATTATGGGATTATAAACCACATATAGGAACTGATGTATTAAAAGTAGTAGTAAAAAATATAAGAGAGAAAATTAAAAATATGGGAGGTAAATTTTACTTTAATACTAAAATGGAAAATCTTCTTATAAAAAATAACTCTATTGTAGGAATTGAAATTTTGGATAAAGATGGAATAAAAGATATTATCATAACAGATTCTGTAATATTAGCAATAGGGCATTCATCAAGAGATACTTATAGAATGCTTCATAAAAAAGGAGTTCATTTAGAAAACAAACCTTTTGCAGTAGGAGCAAGAATAGAGCACTTAAGAAGTGACATCGATAAAATGCAGTATGGAAAATATGCTGACCATCCTTTATTAGGTGCAGCTACATATAGTGTTACATATAACAATAAAAAAGAGGACAGAGGAGTATTTTCATTTTGTATGTGTCCTGGTGGGGTTATAGTTAATGCTGCATCAGAAAAAGGAAAAACTTTGGTAAATGGAATGAGTTATTCTAAAAGAGATGGAAAATTCTCAAATTCTGCTGTTGTAGTAGGTATAAAGAAAAATGAATTTGGAGATGAACTTTTTTCTGGAATGAAGTTTCAAGAAAATCTAGAAAGAAAAACTTATGAAATAGAAAATAATTATGGTGCTGCTTATCAAAATGTTATAGATTTTGTAAAAGGAAAAAAGACTGCTGGAAGTATTGAAAGCAGTTATGAAATGGAAATGAATTCCTATGATTTAAATAATCTATTTCCTGAATTTATAAATGATAATATGAAAGCTGCCTTTCAACAGTGGGGAAAAAACAATTATTTTATATCTAAAAATGTAAATCTTATAGCTCCTGAAACTAGAACCTCTGCTCCTGTTAAAATAACAAGAGATATAAAAGGACAATCTATTAACATAAATGGATTATACCCTGTGGGAGAAGGAGCTGGGTATGCAGGAGGAATAGTGAGTGCAGCAGTGGATGG
- a CDS encoding HU family DNA-binding protein, translating to MTKKEFVELYAKNGGFTKKEAERAVNLFLASVEDTLVKGDDITFVGWGKWEVKERAAREVRNPQTNKKMKIEAKKAVKFKVGKTLADKIK from the coding sequence ATGACTAAAAAAGAATTTGTAGAATTATATGCTAAAAATGGTGGATTTACTAAAAAAGAAGCTGAAAGAGCAGTAAATTTATTTTTAGCTTCTGTTGAAGATACTCTCGTAAAAGGGGATGACATTACTTTTGTAGGGTGGGGAAAATGGGAGGTAAAAGAAAGAGCTGCCAGAGAAGTTAGAAATCCTCAAACTAATAAAAAAATGAAGATTGAAGCTAAAAAAGCAGTTAAGTTTAAAGTTGGAAAAACTCTAGCTGACAAAATAAAATAA
- a CDS encoding amidohydrolase yields MIIIKNGILLDVEKSKSEKMDISIENGKITGIKKSIKPKKDDEVIDAADKIVAPGFIDAHCHLGLMGDSVGFENDDVNEKSEPITPQLRAIDAIDPMDRVFTEAYQGGITSVATGPGSANVIGGQFAAIKTFGKRIDKMIIKAPIAMKCAFGENPKRFYGTKGKMPTTRMGIASILRETLQKAKEYMLKSEAAKDDITKKPQYDAKLEALIPVLKKEIPLKAHAHKASDIFTAIRIAKEFDLEMTLDHSTDARCIVGELAEEKYPMIVGPSLGHRTKVELINKSFKTAGILNKAGIKISITTDSPVIPLQHLPICAALAVKDGLDKWEALKAISINPAEILGLEDRIGSIKVGKDADIVIWSADPLQIDAKVECTIINGEVVFDGEEEE; encoded by the coding sequence ATGATTATAATAAAAAATGGTATTTTACTTGATGTTGAAAAATCTAAAAGTGAAAAAATGGATATTTCAATAGAAAATGGTAAAATTACTGGAATTAAAAAAAGTATTAAACCTAAGAAAGATGATGAAGTTATTGATGCTGCAGATAAAATAGTGGCTCCTGGATTTATTGATGCTCACTGTCATTTGGGACTTATGGGAGATAGTGTCGGATTTGAAAATGATGATGTAAATGAAAAATCTGAACCAATAACTCCTCAATTAAGAGCAATAGATGCTATTGATCCTATGGATAGAGTATTTACTGAGGCTTACCAAGGGGGAATCACTTCAGTAGCTACTGGACCAGGAAGTGCCAATGTAATTGGAGGACAGTTTGCTGCTATAAAAACTTTTGGAAAAAGAATAGATAAAATGATAATAAAAGCTCCCATTGCTATGAAATGTGCCTTTGGTGAAAACCCAAAGAGATTTTATGGTACAAAAGGAAAAATGCCTACTACAAGAATGGGTATTGCCAGCATACTTAGAGAAACTCTTCAAAAAGCAAAAGAATATATGCTGAAGTCTGAAGCTGCTAAAGATGACATTACTAAAAAACCTCAATATGATGCAAAATTGGAAGCATTAATTCCTGTTTTAAAAAAAGAAATTCCTTTAAAAGCTCATGCTCATAAAGCAAGTGATATATTTACTGCTATAAGAATAGCAAAAGAATTTGATCTAGAAATGACTTTAGATCATTCAACTGATGCCAGATGTATAGTTGGTGAATTAGCTGAGGAAAAATATCCTATGATAGTTGGACCTAGTTTAGGTCATAGAACTAAAGTTGAACTTATAAATAAATCTTTTAAAACAGCAGGAATTCTTAATAAAGCTGGAATAAAAATATCTATAACAACTGACAGCCCTGTTATTCCTCTTCAGCATCTTCCAATATGTGCTGCTCTTGCAGTAAAAGATGGACTTGATAAATGGGAAGCTCTTAAGGCTATCTCAATAAATCCTGCTGAAATACTAGGTCTGGAAGACAGAATTGGATCTATTAAAGTTGGAAAAGATGCAGATATAGTTATATGGTCAGCAGACCCTCTTCAAATAGATGCAAAAGTTGAATGTACTATAATAAATGGAGAAGTAGTTTTCGATGGCGAGGAGGAAGAATAG
- a CDS encoding M20 family metallopeptidase, translating into MKELLKKFRRELHQIPEVAFEEYKTAEYIREKLREYKIPYEEITNEQYTTGTIVYFKGEKGCIAFRSDIDALPIKEDTGCDFASTNGRAHGCGHDGHAATLLTFAVWLKEQQDKGVKFKKSIVLIFQPGEEGKGGARYLSVHEKFLNKNIEAIFGMHLFPLLPEGTVSTKIGPLMAQTINLDIDIYGKGGHGAEPQNCIDTILITSKLIEAYQSIVSRNITPIEPMVLTVGSIHGGSARNIIPEKVSLLGTIRIFSKSMMAFIKEKLENINNGFELSYGVKIDFNFTPVYSPLINDEKLYHIFREAVKDSNFVEAKPEMIAEDFSFYLDKVPGLFFFLGVRNEEKGYIYPLHNPKFNFDEESLLKGVETFQNIAYAMKAL; encoded by the coding sequence GTGAAAGAACTTCTTAAAAAATTCAGAAGAGAACTTCACCAAATACCTGAAGTAGCTTTTGAAGAATATAAAACAGCTGAATACATAAGAGAGAAGCTTAGAGAATATAAAATACCCTATGAAGAAATCACTAATGAGCAATATACTACAGGAACTATAGTATATTTTAAGGGAGAAAAAGGATGTATTGCTTTTAGAAGCGACATAGATGCTCTCCCTATAAAAGAGGATACTGGATGTGATTTTGCTTCTACAAATGGACGTGCACATGGATGTGGCCATGATGGACATGCAGCTACTCTCCTTACATTTGCAGTTTGGTTAAAAGAACAGCAGGATAAGGGAGTAAAATTTAAAAAATCAATTGTTCTTATATTTCAGCCAGGAGAAGAAGGAAAAGGAGGAGCAAGATATCTTTCTGTCCATGAAAAATTCCTGAATAAAAATATAGAAGCTATATTTGGAATGCACTTATTTCCACTACTTCCAGAAGGAACGGTATCTACAAAGATTGGTCCTCTTATGGCACAAACTATAAATCTTGATATAGATATTTATGGTAAAGGTGGACATGGAGCTGAACCTCAAAACTGTATTGATACTATCCTTATAACTTCTAAACTCATAGAGGCATATCAAAGTATTGTATCAAGAAACATAACTCCTATTGAACCTATGGTACTTACTGTTGGTTCTATTCATGGAGGAAGTGCAAGAAATATAATACCTGAAAAAGTTTCTCTTCTTGGAACTATAAGAATATTTTCTAAATCAATGATGGCATTTATCAAAGAAAAACTTGAGAATATCAATAATGGATTTGAATTATCTTATGGGGTTAAAATAGATTTTAATTTTACTCCAGTATATTCTCCTCTCATCAATGATGAAAAACTTTATCATATATTCAGAGAAGCTGTAAAAGATAGTAATTTTGTTGAAGCTAAACCTGAAATGATAGCTGAAGATTTTTCATTCTATCTGGATAAAGTTCCAGGGTTATTTTTCTTCCTAGGTGTAAGAAATGAAGAAAAAGGATATATCTATCCACTTCATAATCCTAAATTTAATTTTGATGAGGAATCATTATTAAAAGGTGTTGAAACTTTCCAGAATATAGCTTATGCAATGAAAGCATTATAA